In Actinomycetota bacterium, the following proteins share a genomic window:
- a CDS encoding long-chain fatty acid--CoA ligase produces MGFAPSTMQDFPLTIRMIFDHGRRVYADSQCVTYEGNGCRRASFAEVAARAEKLAAALTRLGIEPGDRVGTFCWNTQEHLEAYFAIPCMGAVMHTLNLRLFPEQLSYVINHAQDRVIIVDDSIVPLLARVAGELKSVEHFIVVGNGDASALGEVLRYEDLLAAETTGFEWPEVDERAAAAMCYTTGTTGDPKGVAYSHRSTVLHTFGAMAGGALGVGESDTILPIVPMFHANAWGTPYVGWFVGSSFAMPARFLQAEPLCRFIEQERPTFAAAVPTIWNDVLRYSEQNPVDLSSLKLVVCGGAAVPRALMERFQERHGVRIIQGWGMTETSPLAALAIPPHDVSPEQEFEWRSKTGRIVAGVELRIVDDEGTVLPWDGEAIGEIEVRGPWITREYYLVDAAEKFHDGWLRTGDVGTVNSKGFVQITDRAKDVIKSGGEWISSVEVENTLMGHPDIVESAVIGVPDPKWDERPLACVVLKEGAKPDAEGLRDFLSGQVVRWWLPERWTFIAEIPKTSVGKFDKKVLRARYASGELEVVELEGAKR; encoded by the coding sequence ATGGGCTTCGCTCCGAGCACGATGCAGGACTTTCCGCTGACGATCCGGATGATCTTCGATCACGGGCGTCGGGTCTACGCGGATTCCCAATGCGTGACGTACGAAGGGAACGGCTGCCGTCGGGCGAGCTTCGCCGAGGTCGCCGCGCGCGCCGAGAAGCTTGCTGCCGCGCTTACGCGCCTTGGGATCGAGCCGGGCGATCGTGTCGGCACGTTCTGTTGGAACACCCAGGAGCACCTCGAGGCCTACTTCGCCATCCCGTGCATGGGCGCCGTGATGCACACGCTGAACTTGCGGCTGTTCCCCGAGCAGCTTTCCTACGTGATCAACCACGCGCAAGATCGCGTAATCATCGTGGACGATTCGATCGTGCCGTTGCTGGCGCGCGTCGCAGGGGAACTCAAGTCCGTGGAGCACTTCATCGTCGTGGGAAACGGTGACGCTTCGGCGCTTGGAGAAGTGCTGCGCTATGAGGATCTGCTCGCGGCCGAGACGACCGGATTCGAATGGCCGGAGGTGGACGAGCGCGCGGCTGCGGCCATGTGTTACACGACCGGCACGACCGGCGACCCCAAGGGCGTCGCCTACTCGCATCGCTCGACCGTGCTGCACACGTTTGGCGCGATGGCCGGCGGCGCGCTCGGGGTCGGCGAGAGCGACACCATTCTGCCGATCGTGCCGATGTTCCACGCGAACGCGTGGGGAACTCCCTACGTTGGCTGGTTCGTCGGTTCGAGCTTCGCGATGCCGGCCCGGTTCCTGCAGGCCGAGCCGTTGTGCCGCTTCATCGAACAGGAGCGGCCGACGTTTGCCGCCGCGGTGCCGACTATCTGGAACGACGTGCTGCGTTACTCCGAGCAGAACCCCGTGGATCTTTCCTCGCTGAAGTTGGTCGTGTGCGGCGGCGCGGCCGTGCCGCGCGCGCTGATGGAGCGGTTCCAGGAGCGTCACGGCGTGCGCATCATTCAGGGTTGGGGCATGACCGAGACATCGCCGCTTGCCGCGCTGGCCATTCCGCCGCACGATGTGAGTCCCGAGCAGGAGTTCGAGTGGCGGTCCAAGACCGGACGGATCGTGGCCGGTGTTGAACTGCGCATCGTGGATGACGAGGGAACGGTTCTGCCGTGGGACGGCGAGGCGATCGGTGAGATCGAGGTGCGCGGACCTTGGATCACGCGCGAGTATTACCTTGTCGACGCCGCGGAGAAGTTCCACGATGGGTGGCTGCGAACCGGCGACGTGGGCACGGTGAACTCCAAGGGCTTCGTCCAGATCACCGACCGCGCCAAGGACGTCATCAAGTCCGGCGGCGAGTGGATCTCCTCGGTTGAGGTCGAGAACACCTTGATGGGTCATCCCGACATCGTCGAGTCGGCCGTGATCGGCGTTCCCGACCCCAAGTGGGACGAGCGGCCGCTGGCGTGCGTTGTGCTGAAGGAGGGTGCCAAGCCCGACGCCGAAGGCCTGCGCGACTTCTTGTCGGGGCAGGTCGTGCGGTGGTGGCTGCCCGAGCGATGGACCTTCATCGCAGAGATCCCCAAGACCAGCGTCGGCAAGTTCGACAAGAAGGTCTTGCGCGCGCGCTACGCGAGCGGGGAGCTGGAAGTCGTCGAGCTGGAAGGCGCCAAGCGCTAA
- a CDS encoding MFS transporter has product MLDRFRDREARHLPVPDENPIPSQSPDLSARDSLPRPPGVLPEGGLSLQKFREVFALPDFRRLFWGQAISALGDWVGTLAFIVAARELAPNQPAAVAAVLILRLLPSFLATPIGGVLSDRWDRKRIMINSDLARFAVIAAVPLVPNIGALYGFAFASECLALLFLPARDASVPNVVREDQLEAANALVMGSSFAGIPLSGPVFAGLAWAGGHFPSWAYGDYFFQRSYSFPFVFDAATFLVSAALLSRLHLPKHAQEPGSQIEHFREAMAEGARYIRQRPFLRRLAYAVTIAMLGGGVLFALGIGYVHQTLGGSDVGFGWLMGLFGAGMVIGFVVSQLKPPGGVIWMVRISLFVMGGVLIFMAVFPVLWIGYLLAAVFGTAFSVSLIVAMSAVQARTDDEHRGRVMGTVHMLVRGALSVGALGAAGIATAVPARGLSLFGFHPDKNQVALIIAGGLIAGGTLVVRGHPDAS; this is encoded by the coding sequence GTGCTCGACAGGTTCCGTGACAGAGAGGCCCGGCACCTTCCTGTGCCGGACGAGAACCCTATTCCATCACAATCGCCGGACCTGAGCGCGCGAGATTCCCTGCCCCGGCCTCCGGGGGTCTTGCCGGAAGGCGGGCTTTCGCTCCAGAAGTTCCGCGAGGTCTTCGCCCTGCCCGACTTCCGGCGGTTGTTCTGGGGGCAGGCGATTTCGGCGCTGGGCGACTGGGTCGGCACACTCGCGTTCATCGTGGCCGCGCGCGAGCTGGCTCCCAACCAACCCGCCGCGGTGGCCGCCGTCCTCATCCTGCGCCTGCTTCCATCGTTCCTGGCTACCCCGATCGGAGGAGTGCTGTCGGACCGCTGGGACCGAAAGCGCATCATGATCAACAGCGACCTCGCCCGTTTCGCCGTCATTGCAGCCGTGCCCCTCGTCCCCAACATCGGAGCCCTTTACGGGTTCGCATTCGCCTCCGAATGCCTTGCGCTGCTGTTCCTTCCGGCCCGCGACGCTTCCGTTCCCAACGTGGTTCGCGAGGATCAACTTGAAGCCGCCAACGCTTTGGTGATGGGATCGTCCTTCGCCGGCATCCCGCTGTCCGGCCCCGTCTTCGCCGGCTTGGCGTGGGCGGGAGGGCACTTCCCGTCATGGGCTTACGGGGACTACTTCTTCCAACGCTCCTACTCCTTCCCGTTCGTCTTCGACGCGGCTACGTTCCTGGTTTCCGCCGCCCTGCTCAGCCGCTTGCACCTGCCGAAGCACGCACAAGAGCCCGGCTCTCAGATCGAGCACTTCCGAGAAGCAATGGCCGAAGGCGCGCGCTACATCCGGCAAAGACCATTCCTGCGCCGGCTGGCATACGCGGTCACGATCGCGATGCTCGGCGGCGGCGTGCTGTTCGCACTCGGCATCGGGTACGTGCATCAGACCCTTGGAGGCAGCGACGTGGGCTTCGGGTGGCTGATGGGGCTGTTCGGGGCCGGCATGGTGATCGGCTTCGTCGTCTCGCAACTCAAACCACCCGGCGGCGTCATATGGATGGTGCGCATCTCGCTGTTCGTGATGGGAGGTGTGCTGATCTTCATGGCCGTGTTCCCGGTGCTGTGGATCGGCTACCTGCTCGCCGCAGTCTTCGGCACTGCGTTCAGCGTAAGCCTGATCGTTGCGATGAGCGCGGTGCAAGCGCGCACCGACGACGAGCACCGCGGACGCGTGATGGGCACCGTCCACATGCTGGTCCGAGGCGCGCTTTCCGTCGGCGCACTCGGCGCGGCGGGCATCGCGACCGCCGTGCCGGCACGAGGACTGTCGCTATTCGGGTTCCACCCCGACAAGAACCAGGTGGCACTGATCATCGCCGGTGGACTAATCGCCGGTGGAACCCTCGTCGTGCGCGGACACCCCGACGCGTCTTAG
- a CDS encoding glycerol-3-phosphate acyltransferase → MIRSLGWIAAAFAAGTIPSPYLAAFVAGRKDVIEAMRRQDSPGDAHFLVAKRMSKASGIATIILDMAKGFAPALLAVRADLSPAMVALVGVAAVSGHSFAPFLRRAGGRGLTTAAGVSLVVVPWAMTAAGVISVVGTTTKRGGFGTSVGFGLLPVFALAFGYPAELVLMTLGVVALIAIRRLEGLEEDRAEGVPLGRAILGRLLFDLPRGRGSVG, encoded by the coding sequence GTGATCCGATCTCTCGGCTGGATCGCCGCCGCATTCGCGGCCGGCACGATTCCATCGCCCTATCTCGCGGCGTTCGTCGCCGGACGCAAGGACGTCATCGAGGCAATGCGACGTCAGGATTCGCCTGGGGACGCTCACTTTCTCGTCGCCAAGCGGATGTCGAAGGCGTCGGGAATCGCGACGATCATCCTGGACATGGCCAAAGGGTTCGCCCCGGCCTTGCTGGCCGTGCGCGCGGACCTTTCGCCTGCGATGGTGGCGCTCGTTGGAGTCGCGGCGGTGTCGGGCCACTCGTTCGCACCGTTCTTGCGGCGCGCGGGCGGCCGGGGACTGACGACGGCGGCCGGTGTTTCGCTCGTGGTGGTTCCTTGGGCGATGACGGCTGCCGGTGTCATTTCGGTCGTGGGAACGACAACCAAGCGAGGCGGGTTCGGCACGAGCGTGGGTTTCGGTCTTCTGCCGGTGTTCGCACTGGCCTTTGGGTATCCGGCTGAGCTGGTGCTGATGACACTCGGCGTTGTGGCGCTCATCGCGATTCGCAGGCTGGAGGGGTTGGAGGAGGATCGCGCCGAGGGGGTTCCTCTCGGGCGGGCGATCCTTGGACGGTTGTTGTTTGATCTACCACGTGGTCGGGGGTCGGTTGGATGA
- a CDS encoding aspartate kinase, protein MSLIVQKFGGTSVGDAEKIKNVARRVVATRDAGNDVCVVVSAMGHTTDELIDLAEKISPTPPGREMDMLLTAGERISMALLAMAIHECGHEAISFTGSQAGIITTTEHGRAKIVEVRATRLRESLDQGKIVIVAGFQGVSQTSDITTLGRGGSDTTAVAIAAALNADVCEIYTDVKGVYTADPRVVPDAKLLHAVSYEEMLEMAACGAKVLMARSVEYARNHGVIIRVASSFSDELGTFVREEDERMEKAIISGVTHDTSEAKVTVLGVLDRPGIAARLFRAIADDGINVDMIVQNVSTKGRTDISFTVPRTEIERVKATVEPIASELGSEGVEYDTSVAKISLIGAGMKSHPGVAAEMFETLSAAGANIEMISTSTIRVSCVVREADVERSVRALHDAFGLSEEAVIRETHPS, encoded by the coding sequence ATGAGTCTTATCGTGCAGAAGTTCGGCGGCACCTCCGTGGGCGATGCCGAGAAGATCAAGAATGTGGCGCGCAGGGTGGTGGCGACACGCGATGCGGGCAACGACGTCTGTGTTGTCGTTAGCGCAATGGGGCACACCACCGATGAGTTGATTGATCTCGCGGAGAAGATCTCGCCGACGCCGCCGGGCCGCGAGATGGACATGCTGTTGACGGCCGGCGAGCGGATCTCGATGGCTTTGCTGGCGATGGCTATTCACGAGTGCGGGCACGAGGCGATCTCGTTCACGGGTTCGCAGGCCGGCATCATCACCACCACCGAGCACGGCCGTGCCAAGATCGTCGAGGTGCGGGCGACCCGTCTACGGGAATCGCTCGACCAAGGCAAGATCGTGATCGTTGCGGGGTTTCAGGGCGTGTCGCAAACTTCCGACATCACGACGCTTGGGCGCGGCGGATCCGACACGACCGCCGTGGCGATCGCCGCGGCCCTGAATGCGGACGTATGCGAGATCTACACCGACGTCAAAGGCGTCTACACCGCCGATCCGCGGGTCGTTCCCGACGCGAAGTTGCTACACGCGGTGAGCTACGAGGAAATGCTCGAGATGGCCGCGTGCGGAGCGAAGGTTCTGATGGCTCGGTCGGTGGAGTACGCGCGCAACCACGGCGTGATCATTCGGGTGGCGTCGAGCTTCTCGGACGAACTCGGGACTTTTGTTAGAGAGGAAGACGAGCGTATGGAAAAGGCGATCATCTCCGGGGTGACGCACGACACCTCGGAAGCGAAAGTAACCGTGCTGGGAGTTCTGGACCGACCGGGGATCGCCGCGCGCCTGTTCCGCGCGATTGCCGACGACGGCATCAACGTGGACATGATCGTGCAGAACGTATCCACCAAGGGTCGCACCGACATTTCCTTCACGGTTCCGCGCACCGAGATCGAGCGCGTGAAGGCGACGGTGGAGCCGATCGCCTCGGAACTGGGTTCCGAGGGAGTCGAGTACGACACGTCGGTGGCGAAGATCTCGCTGATCGGCGCCGGCATGAAGAGTCACCCCGGCGTCGCTGCCGAGATGTTCGAAACATTGTCAGCAGCCGGCGCCAACATCGAGATGATCTCGACCTCAACGATTCGCGTGTCGTGCGTCGTGCGCGAAGCCGACGTGGAGCGCTCGGTGCGCGCGCTGCACGACGCGTTCGGACTGTCT